From the Micromonospora echinofusca genome, the window GACCTGGCGGCCGGTGACCGGGCCGCCGGCACCGAGAGCCTGTCCCGCACCGAGTCGTACGGCGCCTCGCCCGGATACACCGCCGAGACGTCGACCCTGCGGCTGATCGAGTGGTTCCTCTACGCCATCTCCGCGCTGGTGGTCGGCGCCTTCTTCACCGTGTGGACCATCCAACGCCGCGCGGAGATCGCCGTGCTGCGGGCCATGGGCGCTCCGACGGGATACCTGCTGCGCGACGGGCTGGCCCAGGCCTTCGCGTTGCTGCTGCTCGCCGTCGGCGCGGGCGTCGCGGTCGGCACGGCGGCCGGCAGCCTGGTCGGCAGCGGCATCCCGTTCGCGCTCAGCGCGCCGGCGATCGCGGTGGCCGCCCTCCTCCTGCTCGTCCTCGGCCTGGCCGGAGCGGCCGTGGCCATCGTCCGGATCGCCGCGGTGGATCCGCTGACCGCACTGGGAGCGAACCGGTGACCGACACCGGCCTGGTCATGCGCGGCGTGAGCCTGCGCTTCGGCGACGGCGACGACACCGTACCGGCCCTGGACGGCGTCGACCTGACCGTCGCCCCCGGGCAGTTCGTCGCGGTCGTCGGCCCCTCGGGGGCCGGCAAGTCCAGCCTGCTCGCGGTGGCCGGCGGGCTGACCGTCCCGACGTCGGGCTCGGTCACCCTCGCCGGACGGGACATGACCGTGTCGAGCGCGCGGGCGCGGGCGGCCCTGCGCCGGGAGTTCGTCGGCTTCGTGTTCCAGTCCGGCAACCTCATCCCCGCGCTGACCGCCGTGGACCAGATCCGGTTGCCGGCCCGCTTCGGCGCTCGCGGCTCCCGGCCCCGCGACGCGATGGCCCTGCTCGACGAGGTCGGGATGGCCCACAAGGCGAACCGCCGCCCGCACCAGCTCTCGGGTGGCGAACGGCAACGTGTCGGCATCGCCCGTGCCCTGGTCAACCGGCCGCGACTACTCTTGGTGGACGAGCCGACCGCCGCCCTCGACCGTGCCCGCAGTCACGAGGTGGTGGAGCTGCTGGCCCGCGAGACCAAGGAGAACGACGTCGCCACCGTCATGGTCACCCACGACCACGACGTGCTGCGCCACTGCACGACGGTGTACGAGATGATCGACGGGCGACTGATGCCCGTGGCGTGACGACAGGGGGTTCCGTGCCGAAGATCCAGGCGCCCACGGTGGCCGAGCACCGTGCCCGGCAGCGACGGGCGATCCTGGCGGCGGCCCGGGAACTCCTCGCGGAGAGCGGGGCGCAGGCGCCGAGCCTGGCCGAGGTGGGCAAGCGGACAGGCCTGGCGCGCCCCAGCGTCTACCAGTACTTCAAGTCGCGCGAGGACCTGCTCAACGCCGTCATCGCCGACATGTTCCCGCAGTGGTCGGCGTACGTCACGCAGCAGATGGACCGGGCCACCGACCCGGGCGGGCGGGTGCTGGCCTACGTCGAGGCCAACCTGCGGCTCGTGGCGCAGGGCGAGCACGCGGTCATGCGCGGGCTCGCCGCCAGCGTGCCGGGCGCCGTCCTCGCCGAGGAGAGTCGCGTCCTGCACGACCAGTTGCGTACGCCGCTGGTGGCGGCCCTGGCCGAGCACGGCGCGAGCGACCCGGCCGCCGCGGCGGAACTGGTCCAGGCGGTGGTCTACGCGTCCTCACAGATGATCGAGAACGGCACCCCGGAAGCCGCCGTGCTCGCCCTCACCCGGGAGCTTCTGGGCCCCTACCTACGACAGCAGGGCTGAGCGTCACCGGTGTCCGGCGGCGACCCGGCGGACCATCCGGCGCGCCGACGGGCTCCCGGGCCGCCAGGAACTCGCGGTGCAGCAGCCGGACCGCCGGACCAGTTCACGAACCCGCGCCCCACGTCGCCTCCTCCCACGGCCGGTCGGGCGGCTCACCCGCCGACGGCTGGGGTGGTCGTCGCCGGAACTCCGGCTCCGGGCCCGGTGACGTCGAGGGCGTCGAGCAGACCCAGCAGTCCGGCCAGGACGACGGCCTCGTCGGGTTCCAGCGTGATGCTGCGGGTGGCGTCGGGGTCCTCGTCGTCGGAGTGGACCAGCTCGCGCCGGCCGCCCGCGTGGTGGGTCACCACCCCGACGCGCACTCCGGCGGCGGTGGTGAACATGCGGCGGGTCCCGATGCCGGGCAGCGGGGTCAGTTCGACGTCCATCGGAAACTCCAGGGGATGCGGGGAGGGCCGGGACGGTTCGGTCCCGGCGCGGTGGGGCGGCGCGGTGGGGCGGGCGCAGGCCGTGCGGCCGCCCCACCGCCTCAGCCGGTGAGCAGCAGGCGCAGGCCGGCGAGCGTGGCCAGGTGCGGATCGGCGGGCATCGTGACGACCCGGCCGGTCAGCGCCGCCAGCCGGGCGCCGAGTTCGGGGTGCACCGCCCCGCCGCCGGTGATCAGCAGCCGGCGGCGCCCCGGCCCCACGGGCCGCGCGCCCAGGCGTCGTACCGCGGCGGCGATCAGCGGCACCTGGTCGAGGGCGTTGGGCCCGTCGACGCGCTCGGCGGCCTCGACCGCGCGGTCGGCGATGTGGGCGATCTCGGTGCGACCGAGTCCGATGTCGACGGCCACCACGTCGTCGCCGTCGAGGTCGGCCCGGCAGGCCAGGGCGGCGGCCAGCGGTTCCTCGACCGTGGCGACGCGCCCGCCGAACGCGTGGCGGACCGCCGCGACGAGGAGGTCCTTCTGTCGCAGCGTGGCGGTGGCCGGCACGCCGACCACGACCGGGGAGACGTCGTCGCCGGGCCGTCCGCTGGCCGCGGCCACCACCCGCAGCAGGTGTACGCAGGCGAAGAAGTCGGTCACCACGCCGTGCCGCACCGGCCACGCCAGTTTCACGTCACCGGTGTCGCGCAGCGCGATGGCGGCCCGACCGACGGCCTGGGCGCCGGCCGAGTTCCACGCGACGACGGCCGGCTCGGCGACGACCGTGCCGGACGTCGGCGTCCACAGCCGCACCGTCGAGGTGCCCAGGTCGAGGGCGACGGGATGGCGTAGGCCGAGGCGGGCGTACGCGCCGGGGGCCAGCATGCTCACCACCCCCGTCGCGGGGCGGGCGTGACCCGGGCTCCGTCGCGGACGGAGCGGGGCAGGATGGATCGATCGTGGTGCAGGGTGGGCATGGCGCTCCAAGCCACGGGCCCGCGTCGTGGGACGCGGGAAGGCGGACGGGCTTCAGACGGCGAACGTCAGCCCGGGCGGAGCGCGGTCGGCCGACCACGCGGGCACGCAGCCGGGAACGGCCCGTCGCGTACGCCGGAACACGATGCACAGCCCGACGGCCCGCGCCGCGGAGAGGACCATGACCAGCACGGTCAGCATCAGCAGCGCCGGCAGCGAGACCCGCCTGCCGGCGCGGCGGAGGCCGTGCCGATCCTGCATGCGCCCACCATAGCCGGGCGACCTGCCGGCCAGCCACGCCGCCACCCGACGGGCCGCCGTTCAGCCGACAGGCGGGCGGCGGGCGGCAGCGGGGCGCTGGTGGGCGGGCGACGGTCGTGGCGGGCCCGTCGTCCCGGCGTACCGGGCCGGTCGGCCCTGCCGACGGTGCCGCGGCCGCGCCGAGGATGGGGACCGGACGCGCCACCGGATCCTGGAGATGATCAGCATGTGCAACTACTGCGGCTGCCGGGAGTTCCCCCTGATCGGCCGGCTCTCGACCGAGCACGAGGCGATCGCCA encodes:
- a CDS encoding rod shape-determining protein encodes the protein MLAPGAYARLGLRHPVALDLGTSTVRLWTPTSGTVVAEPAVVAWNSAGAQAVGRAAIALRDTGDVKLAWPVRHGVVTDFFACVHLLRVVAAASGRPGDDVSPVVVGVPATATLRQKDLLVAAVRHAFGGRVATVEEPLAAALACRADLDGDDVVAVDIGLGRTEIAHIADRAVEAAERVDGPNALDQVPLIAAAVRRLGARPVGPGRRRLLITGGGAVHPELGARLAALTGRVVTMPADPHLATLAGLRLLLTG
- a CDS encoding potassium transporter TrkA, giving the protein MDVELTPLPGIGTRRMFTTAAGVRVGVVTHHAGGRRELVHSDDEDPDATRSITLEPDEAVVLAGLLGLLDALDVTGPGAGVPATTTPAVGG
- a CDS encoding ABC transporter ATP-binding protein, with the translated sequence MTDTGLVMRGVSLRFGDGDDTVPALDGVDLTVAPGQFVAVVGPSGAGKSSLLAVAGGLTVPTSGSVTLAGRDMTVSSARARAALRREFVGFVFQSGNLIPALTAVDQIRLPARFGARGSRPRDAMALLDEVGMAHKANRRPHQLSGGERQRVGIARALVNRPRLLLVDEPTAALDRARSHEVVELLARETKENDVATVMVTHDHDVLRHCTTVYEMIDGRLMPVA
- a CDS encoding TetR/AcrR family transcriptional regulator, whose translation is MPKIQAPTVAEHRARQRRAILAAARELLAESGAQAPSLAEVGKRTGLARPSVYQYFKSREDLLNAVIADMFPQWSAYVTQQMDRATDPGGRVLAYVEANLRLVAQGEHAVMRGLAASVPGAVLAEESRVLHDQLRTPLVAALAEHGASDPAAAAELVQAVVYASSQMIENGTPEAAVLALTRELLGPYLRQQG